A part of Rhodamnia argentea isolate NSW1041297 chromosome 8, ASM2092103v1, whole genome shotgun sequence genomic DNA contains:
- the LOC115735370 gene encoding 60S acidic ribosomal protein P2-1-like produces the protein MKVIAAYLLAALGGNTTPTADDLKGILGSVGAEADDDRIELLLSEVKGKDITELIASGREKLASVPSGGGGVAVAAATVSGGGGGDAPAAEAKKEEKVEEKEESDDDMGFSLFD, from the exons ATGAAGGTGATTGCCGCTTACTTGCTGGCTGCTTTGGGAGGGAACACTACCCCAACTGCTGATGACTTGAAGGGCATTCTTGGATCAG TTGGTGCGGAGGCCGACGatgataggatcgaattgctCTTGTCCGAAGTCAAGGGAAAAGACATCACTGAACTGATTGCATCTGGAAGGGAGAAGTTGGCGTCGGTGCcttccggtggtggtggtgttgctGTAGCAGCGGCTACTGTTAGTGGGGGAGGCGGCGGCGATGCGCCAGCAGCTGAAGCAAAGAAGGAGGAGAAAGTGGAGGAGAAGGAAGAGTCCGATGAC GATATGGGCTTCAGTCTCTTTGACTAA